In one window of Camelina sativa cultivar DH55 chromosome 15, Cs, whole genome shotgun sequence DNA:
- the LOC104746561 gene encoding receptor-like protein kinase At3g21340 isoform X1, whose product MENHPKALRLCALIFITFYALLHLVEAQDQKGFISLDCGSLPNDPPYNDPSTGLTYSTDNGFVHSGKTGRIQKEFESIFSKPTLKLRYFPDGDRNCYTLNVTQDTNYLIKAVFVYGNYDGLSNYPSFDLYLGPNLWATVDMVGRTNGTIQEIIHKTTSKSLQVCLVKTGASSPMINTLELRPLKNNTYNTQSGSLKYFFRYYFSASGQNIRYPDDVDDRKWYPFFDAVEWTELTTNLKINSSNSYAPPQVVMASASTPISTSATWNFSWLLPSSATQFYMYMHFAEIQTLRSIDTREFKVTLNGNLAFERYSPKTLAMETIFYSTAQQCDGGKCLLELIKTPKSTLPPLMNALEVFTVIDFPQMETNPDDVAAMKSIQNIYGLSKISWQGDPCVPKQFLWDGLNCNNLDISTPPIVTSLNLSSSNLTGIIAQDIQNLIHLQELDLSNNNLTGEVPEFLADIKSLLVINLSGNNFNGSVPQTLLRKKGLQLNVEGNSDLICPDGLCVNKAGNGGAKKKNLVVPIVASVASVVVLGFALALFFVFKKKKTSNNQGPESYTQVSEARTTGSSEPAIMTKNRRFTYSEVVTMTKNFARVLGKGGFGMVYHGTVNGTEQVAVKMLSHSSSQGYKEFKAEVELLLRVHHKNLVGLVGYCDEGENLALIYEYMANGDLKEHMSGKRGGSILNWETRLKIVVESAQGLEYLHNGCKPPMVHRDVKTTNILLNEHFQAKLADFGLSRSFPIEGETHVSTVVAGTPGYLDPEYYRTNWLNEKSDVYSFGIVLLELITNQPVINQSREKPHIAEWVGVMLTKGDIQNIMDPNLYGDYDSGSVWRAVELAISCLNPSSARRPTMSQVVIELNECLAYENSRGGTSQNMNSQSSVEVSMNFDIGSTPDAR is encoded by the exons ATGGAGAATCATCCTAAAGCACTTCGGTTATGTGCGTTGATCTTCATCACTTTTTATGCCCTTTTACATCTCGTTGAAGCACAGGACCAAAAAg GATTCATCAGTTTGGATTGTGGATCATTGCCAAACGATCCTCCTTACAATGATCCTTCAACCGGATTAACATACTCCACGGACAATGGTTTCGTGCATAGTGGCAAAACTGGAAGAATCCAGAAAGAATTCGAGTCCATCTTTAGTAAACCGACTTTGAAGCTTAGATACTTCCCGGATGGAGACCGAAACTGCTACACCTTGAATGTCACGCAAGACACAAACTATTTGATCAAAGCCGTATTTGTTTATGGTAATTACGATGGTCTTAGCAATTACCCGAGTTTCGACCTTTACCTTGGTCCAAATCTATGGGCAACGGTTGATATGGTCGGACGGACCAACGGTACTATCCAAGAGATCATCCACAAGACCACATCTAAGTCTCTCCAGGTCTGTCTTGTTAAGACAGGAGCAAGCTCACCTATGATTAATACGTTAGAGCTACGACCACTTAAAAACAATACTTACAATACTCAAAGCGGCTCTCTGAAGTATTTCTTCCGATATTATTTCAGCGCCTCAGGCCAAAACATACG GTACCCGGATGATGTCGATGATCGTAAATGGTATCCGTTTTTCGATGCAGTAGAGTGGACAGAATTAACTACCAATCTCAAAATAAACAGTTCTAATAGTTATGCACCACCACAAGTTGTAATGGCGTCCGCCTCAACGCCTATAAGTACATCAGCAACGTGGAACTTCTCTTGGTTATTGCCATCTTCTGCGACCCAATTCTATATGTACATGCATTTCGCCGAGATTCAAACTCTACGGTCCATCGACACCAGAGAATTCAAAGTGACATTGAATGGAAATCTTGCTTTTGAACGATATAGTCCTAAAACGTTAGCCATGGAAACTATATTCTATTCGACAGCACAACAATGTGATGGAGGGAAATGCCTCTTGGAGTTAATTAAAACACCAAAGTCTACTCTTCCTCCTCTCATGAACGCTCTCGAAGTTTTCACCGTGATCGATTTCCCACAGATGGAAACAAATCCAGATGACG TTGCTGCTATGAAGAGTATCCAAAACATCTATGGATTGAGTAAAATTAGCTGGCAAGGAGATCCTTGTGTTCCAAAGCAGTTTTTGTGGGATGGTTTAAACTGCAATAATCTAGACATATCCACGCCGCCTATTGTCACTTCCTT AAACTTATCATCAAGTAATTTAACTGGGATCATCGCACAAGACATTCAGAATCTAATACACCTCCAAGAACT AGACTtgtcaaataataatttgacGGGAGAAGTACCTGAATTTCTTGCTGACATAAAATCACTCTTGGTCAT AAATTTAAGTGGGAACAATTTTAACGGCTCTGTTCCTCAAACCCTTCTACGGAAGAAAGGACTACagttaaa TGTTGAAGGAAACTCGGATCTCATATGTCCGGATGGATTATGTGtaaacaaagctggaaatggtGGTGCCAAGAAAAAGAATTTGGTAGTACCAATTGTTGCATCAGTTGCGTCTGTGGTTGTTCTTGGATTTGCATTGGCTCTCTTCTTtgtattcaaaaagaaaaagacatcaAACAACCAAG GTCCAGAATCATATACGCAAGTATCAGAAGCTAGAACAACCGGATCTTCAGAACCAGCAATAATGACAAAGAACAGAAGGTTTACATACTCAGAGGTTGTGACGATGACAAAAAACTTTGCAAGAGTTCTTGGTAAAGGAGGATTTGGAATGGTTTATCATGGAACTGTAAATGGCACTGAACAAGTAGCCGTTAAAATGCTCTCACACTCATCTTCTCAAGGATATAAAGAATTCAAAGCAGAG GTAGAACTTCTTCTCAGAGTTCACCACAAAAATTTGGTTGGCCTCGTTGGATATTGTGATGAAGGAGAAAATTTGGCTCTTATCTATGAGTACATGGCTAATGGAGACTTGAAAGAACATATGTCAG GAAAACGAGGTGGATCTATTTTGAATTGGGAAACTAGACTGAAAATAGTTGTGGAGTCTGCGCAAG GTTTAGAATACTTGCATAACGGATGCAAACCACCAATGGTACATAGGGACGTCAAAACCACAAATATATTGTTAAATGAACATTTTCAGGCCAAGCTAGCTGATTTTGGGCTTTCGAGATCTTTTCCGATTGAAGGAGAAACACATGTATCTACGGTTGTTGCTGGAACTCCTGGATACCTTGATCCAGA atatTATCGAACAAATTGGTTAAACGAAAAAAGTGATGTTTATAGCTTCGGAATTGTACTATTAGAGCTCATCACAAACCAACCTGTAATCAATCAAAGTCGCGAAAAACCACATATAGCAGAATGGGTGGGGGTAATGCTTACAAAAGGAGACATTCAAAACATTATGGATCCAAATCTCTACGGTGATTATGACTCTGGATCTGTCTGGAGAGCAGTTGAACTGGCAATATCGTGTCTAAATCCTTCTTCAGCTAGAAGACCAACAATGTCTCAAGTTGTTATTGAATTAAATGAGTGCTTGGCATATGAAAACTCAAGAGGAGGAACGAGTCAAAACATGAACTCGCAGAGTTCTGTTGAAGTGAGCATGAACTTTGATATTGGATCTACCCCTGATGCTCGCTAA
- the LOC104746561 gene encoding receptor-like protein kinase At3g21340 isoform X2 encodes MENHPKALRLCALIFITFYALLHLVEAQDQKGFISLDCGSLPNDPPYNDPSTGLTYSTDNGFVHSGKTGRIQKEFESIFSKPTLKLRYFPDGDRNCYTLNVTQDTNYLIKAVFVYGNYDGLSNYPSFDLYLGPNLWATVDMVGRTNGTIQEIIHKTTSKSLQVCLVKTGASSPMINTLELRPLKNNTYNTQSGSLKYFFRYYFSASGQNIRYPDDVDDRKWYPFFDAVEWTELTTNLKINSSNSYAPPQVVMASASTPISTSATWNFSWLLPSSATQFYMYMHFAEIQTLRSIDTREFKVTLNGNLAFERYSPKTLAMETIFYSTAQQCDGGKCLLELIKTPKSTLPPLMNALEVFTVIDFPQMETNPDDVAAMKSIQNIYGLSKISWQGDPCVPKQFLWDGLNCNNLDISTPPIVTSLNLSSSNLTGIIAQDIQNLIHLQELDLSNNNLTGEVPEFLADIKSLLVINLSGNNFNGSVPQTLLRKKGLQLNVEGNSDLICPDGLCVNKAGNGGAKKKNLVVPIVASVASVVVLGFALALFFVFKKKKTSNNQESYTQVSEARTTGSSEPAIMTKNRRFTYSEVVTMTKNFARVLGKGGFGMVYHGTVNGTEQVAVKMLSHSSSQGYKEFKAEVELLLRVHHKNLVGLVGYCDEGENLALIYEYMANGDLKEHMSGKRGGSILNWETRLKIVVESAQGLEYLHNGCKPPMVHRDVKTTNILLNEHFQAKLADFGLSRSFPIEGETHVSTVVAGTPGYLDPEYYRTNWLNEKSDVYSFGIVLLELITNQPVINQSREKPHIAEWVGVMLTKGDIQNIMDPNLYGDYDSGSVWRAVELAISCLNPSSARRPTMSQVVIELNECLAYENSRGGTSQNMNSQSSVEVSMNFDIGSTPDAR; translated from the exons ATGGAGAATCATCCTAAAGCACTTCGGTTATGTGCGTTGATCTTCATCACTTTTTATGCCCTTTTACATCTCGTTGAAGCACAGGACCAAAAAg GATTCATCAGTTTGGATTGTGGATCATTGCCAAACGATCCTCCTTACAATGATCCTTCAACCGGATTAACATACTCCACGGACAATGGTTTCGTGCATAGTGGCAAAACTGGAAGAATCCAGAAAGAATTCGAGTCCATCTTTAGTAAACCGACTTTGAAGCTTAGATACTTCCCGGATGGAGACCGAAACTGCTACACCTTGAATGTCACGCAAGACACAAACTATTTGATCAAAGCCGTATTTGTTTATGGTAATTACGATGGTCTTAGCAATTACCCGAGTTTCGACCTTTACCTTGGTCCAAATCTATGGGCAACGGTTGATATGGTCGGACGGACCAACGGTACTATCCAAGAGATCATCCACAAGACCACATCTAAGTCTCTCCAGGTCTGTCTTGTTAAGACAGGAGCAAGCTCACCTATGATTAATACGTTAGAGCTACGACCACTTAAAAACAATACTTACAATACTCAAAGCGGCTCTCTGAAGTATTTCTTCCGATATTATTTCAGCGCCTCAGGCCAAAACATACG GTACCCGGATGATGTCGATGATCGTAAATGGTATCCGTTTTTCGATGCAGTAGAGTGGACAGAATTAACTACCAATCTCAAAATAAACAGTTCTAATAGTTATGCACCACCACAAGTTGTAATGGCGTCCGCCTCAACGCCTATAAGTACATCAGCAACGTGGAACTTCTCTTGGTTATTGCCATCTTCTGCGACCCAATTCTATATGTACATGCATTTCGCCGAGATTCAAACTCTACGGTCCATCGACACCAGAGAATTCAAAGTGACATTGAATGGAAATCTTGCTTTTGAACGATATAGTCCTAAAACGTTAGCCATGGAAACTATATTCTATTCGACAGCACAACAATGTGATGGAGGGAAATGCCTCTTGGAGTTAATTAAAACACCAAAGTCTACTCTTCCTCCTCTCATGAACGCTCTCGAAGTTTTCACCGTGATCGATTTCCCACAGATGGAAACAAATCCAGATGACG TTGCTGCTATGAAGAGTATCCAAAACATCTATGGATTGAGTAAAATTAGCTGGCAAGGAGATCCTTGTGTTCCAAAGCAGTTTTTGTGGGATGGTTTAAACTGCAATAATCTAGACATATCCACGCCGCCTATTGTCACTTCCTT AAACTTATCATCAAGTAATTTAACTGGGATCATCGCACAAGACATTCAGAATCTAATACACCTCCAAGAACT AGACTtgtcaaataataatttgacGGGAGAAGTACCTGAATTTCTTGCTGACATAAAATCACTCTTGGTCAT AAATTTAAGTGGGAACAATTTTAACGGCTCTGTTCCTCAAACCCTTCTACGGAAGAAAGGACTACagttaaa TGTTGAAGGAAACTCGGATCTCATATGTCCGGATGGATTATGTGtaaacaaagctggaaatggtGGTGCCAAGAAAAAGAATTTGGTAGTACCAATTGTTGCATCAGTTGCGTCTGTGGTTGTTCTTGGATTTGCATTGGCTCTCTTCTTtgtattcaaaaagaaaaagacatcaAACAACCAAG AATCATATACGCAAGTATCAGAAGCTAGAACAACCGGATCTTCAGAACCAGCAATAATGACAAAGAACAGAAGGTTTACATACTCAGAGGTTGTGACGATGACAAAAAACTTTGCAAGAGTTCTTGGTAAAGGAGGATTTGGAATGGTTTATCATGGAACTGTAAATGGCACTGAACAAGTAGCCGTTAAAATGCTCTCACACTCATCTTCTCAAGGATATAAAGAATTCAAAGCAGAG GTAGAACTTCTTCTCAGAGTTCACCACAAAAATTTGGTTGGCCTCGTTGGATATTGTGATGAAGGAGAAAATTTGGCTCTTATCTATGAGTACATGGCTAATGGAGACTTGAAAGAACATATGTCAG GAAAACGAGGTGGATCTATTTTGAATTGGGAAACTAGACTGAAAATAGTTGTGGAGTCTGCGCAAG GTTTAGAATACTTGCATAACGGATGCAAACCACCAATGGTACATAGGGACGTCAAAACCACAAATATATTGTTAAATGAACATTTTCAGGCCAAGCTAGCTGATTTTGGGCTTTCGAGATCTTTTCCGATTGAAGGAGAAACACATGTATCTACGGTTGTTGCTGGAACTCCTGGATACCTTGATCCAGA atatTATCGAACAAATTGGTTAAACGAAAAAAGTGATGTTTATAGCTTCGGAATTGTACTATTAGAGCTCATCACAAACCAACCTGTAATCAATCAAAGTCGCGAAAAACCACATATAGCAGAATGGGTGGGGGTAATGCTTACAAAAGGAGACATTCAAAACATTATGGATCCAAATCTCTACGGTGATTATGACTCTGGATCTGTCTGGAGAGCAGTTGAACTGGCAATATCGTGTCTAAATCCTTCTTCAGCTAGAAGACCAACAATGTCTCAAGTTGTTATTGAATTAAATGAGTGCTTGGCATATGAAAACTCAAGAGGAGGAACGAGTCAAAACATGAACTCGCAGAGTTCTGTTGAAGTGAGCATGAACTTTGATATTGGATCTACCCCTGATGCTCGCTAA